The Acidobacteriota bacterium DNA segment ATCCCGTCGGAACAGCTCCGCCGCTTCTGGCTGATGCTCGCGCACTACCACGGCCAGACGTGGAATGCCTCCGAGATCGCCGGCTCGCTCGGCGTCACCTACAAGACGGCGCAGCGTTACCTCGACATCCTCGACGGCGCCTTCATGGTCCGGGCCCTGCCCTCGTGGACCGAGAACCTGGGCAAGCGTGTGCGCAAGGCCCCGAAGGTCTATCTGCGCGACAGTGGCCTCCTGCACGCGCTGCTTGGGATTCGCTCGATCCCGGAGCTTCAGGCCCACCCCAAGCTCGGCGCGTCGTGGGAAGGGCTGGCGCTCGAGCACGTGCTGCGGGCGCTTCGTGCCGAACCGGGCGAAGCGTTCCACTGGGGGACGCACCGAGGCGCCGACCTGGACCTGCTGCTGGTCCGAGGGTCGCGGCGCTGGGGCTTCGAGTTCAAGTACTCCGACGCGCCGCGGTCCACGAGGGCCATGCGGGTGGCGCTCGAAGATCTGCGGTTGGACCGTCTCTTCGTGCTCTACCCGGGGGAGAAGGACTACCCACTGGACGATCGCCTCCACGTCATCGCCTTGCGAAACCTGGAAGCACTGCTCGAGACGGTCGAGGCGCGGCCGCCCGCGTGAGGGTGGTCATCGCACCCCTTCTCCTCGAGCGCG contains these protein-coding regions:
- a CDS encoding DUF4143 domain-containing protein; amino-acid sequence: MGSAFRRIRRDPSHPCKRERRLLCFKYESDRQARISPAFLSASDEASLRWRQQFIRTLLTRDIPQLGITIPSEQLRRFWLMLAHYHGQTWNASEIAGSLGVTYKTAQRYLDILDGAFMVRALPSWTENLGKRVRKAPKVYLRDSGLLHALLGIRSIPELQAHPKLGASWEGLALEHVLRALRAEPGEAFHWGTHRGADLDLLLVRGSRRWGFEFKYSDAPRSTRAMRVALEDLRLDRLFVLYPGEKDYPLDDRLHVIALRNLEALLETVEARPPA